The Oscillospiraceae bacterium genome contains the following window.
AATGAAGGCATCCTGCGCGCAGAAGAAAACGACCAGCTGCGGGATGATGGAGATAAGGGAGAGAGCCAGAATGCGGTTCCAGTTGAAACCGCTGTCAGCGTCCATGGACAGCTTGACGAAGATGGACATCGGGTATTTGCTGGGGGTCTGGACATAAAGCAGGGGACCCATGTAGTCGTTGCAGCTCCACATGAACTGGAACAGACCGCAGGCTACCAGAGAGGGGCTCAGCATCGGGGCAATGATCTTGTACAGGATCTTGACCGGGCCGCAGCCGTCGATGGCAGCCGCCTCGTCCAGATCGTGGGGAATGCTGCGCATGAACTGCACCAGCTGGTAGACGAAGTAGGTCTCGGTGGCAAACAGGGTGGGCACCCACAGGGGCAGGTAGAAGGGGCTGTTGATCCAGCCGAAGGAGTTGTACATCAGGTACTGGGGCACGTTCAGAACGACCTGCGGCAGGAACAGGGTGGAGATCATGATGCCGAACATCAGGTCACGGCCCTTGAACTTAAAGCGGCTGAAGCCGTAAGCGGCAATGACAGAGCTGATGACGGTAAAGATGACCTTGGGGATAACGAAGCTGTAGGTGTTGATGAAAGCGCGCCAGATGCTGATGTCGCCGCCGTAGTTCTGGCTGACGGCGTCAATGTAGCCCTGCAGCGTGGGGTTGGCAGTCAGAAAACCGATGCCGGAGAAGATCTCAGCGTTGGACTTGAAGGTGGCGCCCACCATCCAGACCAGCGGGTAGATCATGATAACGCCGACAAGGATCAGCACAAAGTACTGGAAGAAACGGCCGATTTTATGGGCGGTAGAAAGTTTCATTTTTCAATCCTCCTTAATCAGCGTAGTAGACCCAGTGCTTCTGGCTGGTGAAAGCGATCACAGTCAGCAGAGCAACGGCAATGAACATGACCCAGGCCAGCGCACACGCCATGCCCATCTCGTTGGACTTGAAGGCGTAGTTGTAAACCAGCAGGGAAACAAGCGTAGTGGCATTGCGCGGGCCGCCCTGGGTGATGATGTAGGGGCCGTTGAATTCCTGAAACGCCTGTGCGATCTGGGTGACAAGGTTATAGAAGATAACGGGGGTGATCATCGGCACGGTGATCGAGAAGAACTGCTTGGTCTTGGAGGCACCATCGATGGTGGCGGCCTCATACAGATCGGCGGGAACACCCTTCAGGGCAGCGAGAAACAGAACCATGGCGGAGCCGAACTGCCACACACGCAGCAGGCAGATGACGAACAGTGCCCATGTCTTGTCAGCCAGCCAGTCGGGACCCTGCACGCCGAAGAAGCCGAGGATCGTGTTGACAACGCCGGTGTCCTTGAATAGGGCACGCCACAGAACGGCGATGGCCACAGAGCCGCCCAGAATGGACGGAATGTAGTAGACCGTGCGGAACAGGTTGACGAACTTGATCTTGAAGTTCAGGATGTAGGCGATGAACAGGGCGAACACCAGCTTGAGAGGCACGGTGATGAAGGCGTACTTCACGGTGGTCAGCAAAACGGAGAGCGTCTTGCGGCTGGTGAAGATCTCCACATAGTTCATAATGCCGTACTGACTGATGCCCTTAAAGAAGTTCAGGTCGGTAAAGCTGTAGAACAGAGAGCTTGCAAACGGATAAGCCTTGAAGATCAGAAAGCCGAGAATCCAAGGAATCAGGAAGAACAGGCCGGTGTTTTCATCACACCAGCGCTTAAAGGGTGTGCGCTGGGTCGTTTTGGGTGCTGCAGAGCTCATCCAAAAACCTCCTATCACTAATTGCTGTATAGCGTTTCAACATAAAGAGCCGGTCCCCGCCATGCCTGAGAGCGGGGCTGGGACCGGCTGGTATTACCTAAAAGATTTTACCGTTGCTAAGGGATCAGGCGTTGGCGCTCAGCACACCGGAAACGCCGTCCAGCAGGATCTCGGCAGCCTCCTCAGCATCGTAGTCGCCGTAGCTGAA
Protein-coding sequences here:
- a CDS encoding carbohydrate ABC transporter permease; amino-acid sequence: MKLSTAHKIGRFFQYFVLILVGVIMIYPLVWMVGATFKSNAEIFSGIGFLTANPTLQGYIDAVSQNYGGDISIWRAFINTYSFVIPKVIFTVISSVIAAYGFSRFKFKGRDLMFGIMISTLFLPQVVLNVPQYLMYNSFGWINSPFYLPLWVPTLFATETYFVYQLVQFMRSIPHDLDEAAAIDGCGPVKILYKIIAPMLSPSLVACGLFQFMWSCNDYMGPLLYVQTPSKYPMSIFVKLSMDADSGFNWNRILALSLISIIPQLVVFFCAQDAFIDGISAGAVKG
- a CDS encoding sugar ABC transporter permease, which translates into the protein MSSAAPKTTQRTPFKRWCDENTGLFFLIPWILGFLIFKAYPFASSLFYSFTDLNFFKGISQYGIMNYVEIFTSRKTLSVLLTTVKYAFITVPLKLVFALFIAYILNFKIKFVNLFRTVYYIPSILGGSVAIAVLWRALFKDTGVVNTILGFFGVQGPDWLADKTWALFVICLLRVWQFGSAMVLFLAALKGVPADLYEAATIDGASKTKQFFSITVPMITPVIFYNLVTQIAQAFQEFNGPYIITQGGPRNATTLVSLLVYNYAFKSNEMGMACALAWVMFIAVALLTVIAFTSQKHWVYYAD